A stretch of the Candidatus Hydrogenedens sp. genome encodes the following:
- a CDS encoding PTS sugar transporter subunit IIA: MPIFGREIPESQICIIRGKTTKYDVLNTLIDLVKRNPAITDPELFKKAVFDREEVTSTGIGGGIAIPHVRMDEVKDITIGIAIVPDGVDFDSIDNQPVYLVVLFATPKNKDKEYLQMVAKVMQALRDESLYQRMIKCNSPRQLALCLNTD; the protein is encoded by the coding sequence ATGCCCATTTTTGGGAGAGAAATTCCTGAGTCACAAATATGTATTATTCGTGGTAAAACAACGAAATATGATGTTCTAAATACCTTAATTGATTTGGTAAAGAGGAACCCTGCTATAACAGACCCCGAACTGTTTAAGAAAGCAGTTTTTGACCGTGAAGAAGTTACCAGCACGGGAATCGGAGGTGGCATTGCTATTCCTCACGTGAGAATGGATGAAGTAAAAGACATTACCATCGGTATCGCAATTGTGCCAGATGGAGTAGATTTTGATTCTATTGATAATCAACCAGTATATTTAGTCGTTTTATTTGCTACCCCAAAAAATAAAGACAAAGAGTACCTACAAATGGTAGCCAAGGTGATGCAGGCTCTAAGAGACGAATCGCTTTATCAACGAATGATTAAATGTAATTCACCCCGTCAGCTGGCTCTTTGTCTAAATACAGATTAA
- a CDS encoding LL-diaminopimelate aminotransferase: MFTAKRLEKIPPYLFMTLRNKINEARARGVKVISLAIGDPVDPTPTPVIDELCRTAYHPENHRYPTDEEWGMKSFREAVSRWYARRYGVKLDPTKEIVALIGSKEGCHHFALAVVNPGDTVLVTDPGYPGYKPSIWFAGGEPVPVPVTAQNNFLPVLADIPTETAKQARAFYLNYPNNPTGAVATPQFLEDLIEFCKYWDIAVCYDNPYSEIVFEGEKLSFLSVPGAKDVGVELNSLSKPFNMTGWRIGMACGNPEIIKGIATVKANTDSGIFNPIQYAGLKALNDCDEFTEKMLEIYHRRREKLLSALAELNWKIPPSKGTFYLWAPIPDKFTSAEFCEYIFETCAIVLAPGSAYGKYGEGYIRFSLTVEDDVLNEAINRMLTHLKGVFA; the protein is encoded by the coding sequence ATGTTTACAGCAAAAAGATTAGAAAAAATACCACCTTACCTTTTTATGACATTACGAAACAAGATTAACGAAGCAAGAGCACGAGGAGTAAAGGTTATAAGTTTAGCTATAGGTGACCCCGTAGACCCAACGCCAACACCTGTAATTGATGAGTTATGCAGGACAGCATATCACCCTGAAAATCATCGATATCCAACAGATGAAGAATGGGGAATGAAATCATTTCGAGAAGCCGTAAGCAGGTGGTATGCCCGTAGATATGGTGTAAAACTTGACCCTACTAAGGAGATAGTTGCCCTTATCGGGTCAAAGGAAGGATGCCATCATTTTGCATTGGCTGTGGTAAATCCTGGAGATACAGTGTTGGTAACCGACCCCGGCTACCCCGGATATAAGCCCAGTATCTGGTTTGCAGGTGGCGAACCTGTACCTGTGCCAGTAACCGCACAAAATAATTTTCTCCCTGTGTTAGCTGATATTCCTACTGAAACTGCAAAACAAGCCCGAGCATTTTACCTCAATTATCCCAATAATCCTACAGGTGCTGTAGCAACACCACAGTTTCTTGAAGACCTGATTGAATTCTGTAAATATTGGGACATTGCTGTCTGTTATGATAACCCTTACAGTGAAATTGTATTTGAGGGAGAAAAGTTAAGTTTCCTTTCAGTACCCGGTGCAAAGGATGTGGGTGTCGAATTAAACTCATTATCAAAACCATTCAATATGACAGGCTGGCGAATCGGTATGGCATGTGGTAATCCAGAAATTATTAAAGGGATAGCAACAGTCAAAGCGAATACCGATTCCGGTATTTTCAATCCAATCCAATATGCAGGTCTTAAAGCATTGAACGATTGTGATGAATTTACTGAAAAAATGCTTGAAATTTACCATCGTCGCCGTGAAAAATTATTATCTGCACTTGCAGAATTGAATTGGAAAATCCCTCCAAGCAAAGGGACATTTTATCTTTGGGCACCTATCCCTGATAAATTCACCTCTGCAGAATTTTGTGAGTATATTTTTGAGACATGCGCTATCGTTCTGGCTCCTGGCAGTGCATATGGAAAATATGGCGAAGGATACATTCGTTTCTCATTGACAGTCGAAGACGACGTACTTAACGAAGCCATAAATCGCATGTTAACTCACCTTAAAGGAGTTTTTGCATAA